A genomic window from Streptomyces mirabilis includes:
- a CDS encoding helix-turn-helix domain-containing protein: protein MASSVNPTVRRRRLGQELRRLRELKGMTAEEVAERLLVSQSKISRLENGRRSISQRDVRDLCGVYEVEDHRIVDSLMQMAKDSRQQGWWHSFGDIPYSVYIGLETDAASLRVYDPQVVPGLLQTRPYAEALIAGALPETASADIDKRVQVRLRRQERISAPENPLRLWTVLDEAALRRVVGNRSLMRDQLEHLVEQSQLPHVTVQVIPFDMGAHPGLNGQYAILEFPDAADSSVVYIEGVTSDLYLEKANDVQKYSVMYEHLRAQALNVEQSRQFIADIAKEYAR, encoded by the coding sequence GTGGCGTCAAGTGTCAATCCCACCGTCCGGCGGCGCCGGCTGGGCCAGGAGCTGCGTCGGCTCCGCGAGCTCAAGGGCATGACGGCCGAAGAGGTCGCCGAGCGGCTGCTGGTCTCGCAGTCGAAGATCAGTCGGCTGGAGAACGGACGGCGCAGTATCAGCCAGCGTGACGTCCGCGATCTGTGCGGGGTCTACGAGGTCGAGGACCACCGGATCGTCGATTCGCTGATGCAGATGGCCAAGGACTCGCGCCAGCAGGGCTGGTGGCACTCCTTCGGCGACATCCCGTACAGCGTCTACATCGGGCTGGAAACCGACGCCGCGTCACTTCGCGTCTACGATCCCCAGGTCGTCCCCGGTCTCCTGCAGACCCGGCCGTACGCCGAGGCTCTGATCGCGGGCGCGCTGCCGGAGACCGCTTCCGCCGACATCGACAAGCGCGTCCAGGTCCGGCTGCGCCGACAGGAACGTATCTCCGCGCCGGAGAACCCGCTCCGGCTGTGGACCGTCCTCGACGAGGCCGCGCTGCGCCGCGTCGTCGGCAACCGCTCCCTCATGCGCGACCAGCTGGAACACCTCGTCGAACAGTCCCAGCTCCCGCACGTCACCGTGCAGGTGATCCCCTTCGACATGGGCGCGCACCCGGGACTCAACGGGCAGTACGCGATCCTGGAGTTCCCCGACGCGGCCGACTCCAGCGTGGTCTACATCGAGGGCGTCACCAGCGACCTGTATCTGGAGAAGGCGAACGACGTCCAGAAATACAGCGTGATGTACGAGCATCTGCGGGCACAGGCCCTGAACGTGGAGCAGTCGCGACAGTTCATCGCGGACATCGCCAAGGAGTACGCGCGCTGA
- a CDS encoding DUF397 domain-containing protein — MAIQQGATDTWTKSSYSTGNGACVEVKSPVLAAMAVRDSKVPTGPTLAFPANSWNAFVAEVSRGAFDLA, encoded by the coding sequence ATGGCAATCCAGCAAGGCGCCACGGACACGTGGACCAAGTCCTCCTACTCCACCGGCAACGGCGCATGTGTCGAGGTCAAGTCCCCGGTTCTCGCGGCGATGGCCGTACGGGACTCCAAGGTCCCCACGGGCCCCACGCTGGCGTTCCCCGCGAACTCGTGGAACGCCTTCGTGGCCGAGGTCAGCCGGGGGGCTTTCGACCTCGCCTGA
- a CDS encoding SDR family oxidoreductase, which translates to MSLLAGKTVVVSGVGAGLGHQVAAAVVRDGGNAVLGARTEANLASSAAELDPDGAHTAYRATDITDEKQCEALAELATERFGRIDAVVHVAAWDSYFGGLEDADFATWQSVIDVNLLGTLRMTRACLPALKVCGGSVVIIGTQSSVAAPSQVRQAAYAASKGALTSAMYSLARELGPHRVRVNTVLPGWMWGPPVEAYVQFTAHTEGVPEADVLRRLTERMALPELATDGDVADAAVFLASDRARAITGQSLLVNAGELMR; encoded by the coding sequence ATGTCACTGCTCGCGGGGAAGACGGTCGTCGTCTCGGGGGTCGGGGCCGGACTCGGCCATCAGGTCGCGGCGGCCGTCGTACGGGACGGGGGCAACGCGGTGCTGGGGGCGCGTACGGAGGCCAATCTCGCCTCGTCCGCGGCCGAGCTCGACCCGGACGGCGCGCACACGGCCTACCGGGCCACGGACATCACGGACGAGAAGCAGTGCGAGGCGCTCGCGGAGCTCGCGACGGAGCGGTTCGGGCGGATCGACGCGGTGGTGCACGTGGCTGCCTGGGACAGCTACTTCGGCGGCCTGGAGGACGCGGATTTCGCCACCTGGCAGTCGGTCATCGACGTGAATCTGCTGGGCACCCTGCGGATGACCCGGGCCTGCCTGCCCGCGCTGAAGGTGTGCGGCGGCTCGGTCGTCATCATCGGGACGCAGTCGTCGGTGGCCGCGCCGAGCCAGGTGCGGCAGGCGGCGTACGCGGCGTCCAAGGGCGCGCTGACGAGCGCGATGTACTCGCTGGCGAGGGAGCTGGGCCCGCATCGCGTCCGTGTGAACACCGTGCTGCCGGGGTGGATGTGGGGACCGCCCGTCGAGGCGTACGTCCAGTTCACGGCGCACACCGAGGGCGTACCGGAGGCGGACGTCCTGCGGCGGCTCACCGAGCGGATGGCGCTGCCCGAACTGGCCACGGACGGGGACGTGGCGGACGCCGCGGTGTTCCTGGCGTCCGACCGGGCGCGGGCGATCACGGGGCAGTCGCTGCTCGTGAACGCCGGCGAACTCATGCGCTAG